From Streptomyces durmitorensis, a single genomic window includes:
- a CDS encoding MFS transporter has product MKLAERIPGLLRERTFRSYWTGQTVSLVGSEISLIAIPLAAVLVLGADAAEMGWLKAAELLPTLLLNLPLGAWADRQARRRRAMIAADLARAALLVTLPVAYLLDVLTLGQLYATAFAIGALTVLFDVCNNTLFVALVPPERYVQANSLVSGSRSMSWLAGPGAGGLLVQILTAPFALLADAFTYLVSAHFLARIEPVEPVPEPVGKGHFTAGLRWVVKEPSMRALFAWSGTIQFFNYMFHTLFVLYVTVELGLGAGVLGAILSAGAVGGLIGAACSGRIVRRFGIGPSILCGSVGFTLPLVLVPLADGPLPLIVATLFVAEFLSCVGVMVIDIASASLQMVLIPQAIRSRVMGAFRTLNHGFRPLGALLGGFLGSAIGLRPTLWIGTAGAVLAVLWLLPSPVPGTRELPEPAAQDSVPV; this is encoded by the coding sequence GTGAAGCTCGCGGAGCGCATACCCGGCCTCCTGCGTGAGCGGACCTTCCGGAGCTACTGGACCGGGCAGACCGTCTCCCTCGTCGGCAGCGAGATCTCGCTGATCGCCATCCCGCTCGCCGCCGTGCTCGTCCTGGGCGCCGACGCCGCCGAGATGGGCTGGCTCAAGGCGGCCGAGCTGCTGCCCACGCTGCTCCTCAATCTCCCGCTGGGCGCGTGGGCCGACCGGCAGGCCCGGCGGCGGCGCGCCATGATCGCCGCCGATCTCGCCCGCGCGGCGCTGCTCGTGACCCTTCCGGTCGCATACCTGCTCGACGTCCTCACGCTCGGGCAGCTCTACGCGACGGCGTTCGCGATCGGTGCGCTGACCGTGCTCTTCGACGTCTGCAACAACACCTTGTTCGTGGCGCTGGTGCCCCCCGAACGCTATGTGCAGGCCAACTCGCTGGTCAGCGGCAGCCGTTCGATGTCCTGGCTCGCGGGCCCCGGGGCCGGCGGGCTCCTCGTGCAGATCCTCACCGCCCCCTTCGCCCTGCTCGCCGACGCCTTCACCTATCTCGTCTCGGCCCACTTCCTCGCGCGGATCGAACCGGTCGAGCCCGTGCCCGAACCCGTGGGCAAGGGGCACTTCACGGCAGGCCTGCGGTGGGTGGTCAAGGAGCCGTCGATGCGGGCGCTGTTCGCGTGGTCCGGGACGATCCAGTTCTTCAACTACATGTTCCACACGCTCTTCGTGCTGTACGTGACGGTCGAACTCGGCCTGGGCGCGGGCGTTCTCGGTGCGATCCTGAGCGCCGGCGCCGTCGGCGGTCTGATCGGCGCGGCGTGCAGCGGAAGGATCGTGCGCCGCTTCGGCATCGGACCCTCGATCCTCTGCGGTTCCGTGGGATTCACCCTGCCCCTGGTGCTCGTGCCGCTCGCCGACGGTCCGCTGCCGCTGATCGTCGCCACGCTCTTCGTCGCCGAATTCCTCAGCTGCGTCGGGGTGATGGTCATCGACATCGCCTCCGCGTCGCTCCAGATGGTGCTGATCCCGCAGGCCATCCGCTCGCGGGTGATGGGCGCCTTCCGCACCCTGAACCACGGCTTCCGCCCCCTGGGCGCCCTGCTCGGGGGCTTTCTCGGCTCGGCCATCGGGCTGCGCCCGACGCTCTGGATCGGCACGGCCGGAGCGGTCCTCGCGGTGCTGTGGCTGCTCCCTTCGCCTGTGCCGGGCACCCGGGAGCTGCCGGAGCCCGCCGCTCAGGACTCCGTGCCCGTCTAG
- a CDS encoding ABC transporter substrate-binding protein — protein MSGSRHRLHPAPGTPLDRRTLLAAAAAGAFATACGTASGQPPGRVGVLGDSAAWEKPMAAAGAAMKSVAGLRLVPEVNPSLESFEQVVKSSLRTSKTPDMLKYWSGYRLQDLARTGGIVDLTRQWDSAVAKGWVDASLRDAFTYRGRVHALPMNLAYWVFFYNIEVFEEHRLQVPETWADFLAVSARLKESGITPLHGSAADRWPAFIWFQEVLSRQDPQFYEDLMNGRERYTDPRAERALRTLESFFDKDWFTSMDMSHADAAAALVHGKVGMVPCGTWLGSTLVGAGGKPGKNLGAFVLPMADPKARPCVIFESSALVSTVKGPDRAEALEAAGHWLEPAVMKAFSHSLQDGCPNPKVEPPNPMIAGLAKKVRGERLWLLNRFWEQGPPELVEATVDDLAGFLLDPSSARGTLRTMQDRADEAWQVWREAEET, from the coding sequence ATGTCAGGTAGTCGTCACCGCCTTCATCCCGCCCCGGGCACCCCGCTGGACCGCCGCACCCTCCTCGCCGCGGCCGCCGCGGGAGCGTTCGCCACGGCCTGCGGAACCGCGAGCGGCCAGCCTCCCGGCAGGGTCGGCGTGCTCGGTGACAGTGCCGCCTGGGAGAAGCCGATGGCCGCAGCGGGGGCGGCGATGAAGTCCGTGGCGGGCCTGCGGCTCGTACCGGAGGTCAATCCGTCCCTGGAGTCGTTCGAGCAGGTCGTCAAGTCCTCGCTGCGCACCAGCAAGACACCGGACATGCTCAAGTACTGGTCGGGCTACCGGCTCCAGGACCTCGCCCGCACCGGCGGCATCGTCGACCTCACCCGGCAGTGGGACAGCGCCGTCGCGAAGGGATGGGTCGACGCCTCGTTGCGGGACGCGTTCACCTACCGGGGCCGGGTCCACGCCCTGCCGATGAACCTCGCGTACTGGGTGTTCTTCTACAACATCGAGGTGTTCGAGGAGCACCGCCTCCAAGTCCCCGAGACCTGGGCCGACTTCCTCGCCGTCAGTGCGCGGCTCAAGGAGAGCGGGATCACCCCGCTGCACGGCTCGGCGGCCGATCGCTGGCCCGCGTTCATCTGGTTCCAGGAGGTCCTCAGCCGCCAGGACCCCCAGTTCTACGAGGACTTGATGAACGGCCGGGAGCGATACACCGACCCGCGCGCCGAACGTGCCCTGCGCACCCTGGAGTCCTTCTTCGACAAGGACTGGTTCACCTCCATGGACATGAGCCACGCCGACGCCGCCGCTGCCCTCGTCCACGGCAAGGTCGGGATGGTCCCCTGCGGCACCTGGCTCGGCTCGACCCTGGTCGGCGCGGGCGGAAAGCCCGGCAAGAACCTCGGTGCCTTCGTGCTGCCCATGGCGGACCCGAAGGCCCGCCCCTGCGTCATCTTCGAGTCCAGCGCCCTCGTCTCCACCGTCAAAGGGCCCGACCGGGCAGAGGCGTTGGAGGCGGCGGGCCACTGGCTGGAGCCCGCCGTGATGAAGGCCTTCTCGCACAGCCTCCAGGACGGCTGCCCCAACCCGAAGGTCGAGCCCCCGAACCCGATGATCGCCGGGCTCGCGAAGAAGGTCCGCGGCGAGCGGCTCTGGCTGCTCAACCGCTTCTGGGAGCAGGGGCCGCCCGAACTGGTCGAGGCGACCGTCGACGATCTCGCCGGGTTCCTGCTGGACCCGTCGTCGGCCCGCGGGACGCTGCGGACCATGCAGGACCGCGCGGACGAGGCGTGGCAGGTATGGCGGGAGGCGGAGGAGACATGA
- a CDS encoding carbohydrate ABC transporter permease, producing MGRTVRHLFIAGCVLLWLIPLYLLVVNALTPAAEYTGKPEWTVQGFDLVENLRTAWNVAGIGDSFQASLLYAVVCGLAAVLIAAMAAFAVVVLPIPRPAFWFWLIYSGTLFPLQMFLAPLFGLYADANLYDTRLGLMLIYAAWAVPFAFFLIRNQMTTMPPELTEAALIDGASFRRIFWRIHVPLMKAGLAAAFIFQFTAVWNDLLLGITLSRSPDVQPVMAALTTLNNAYSSTGPPVILAGALIVSAPTLLLFLVFRGLFLRGVTASAR from the coding sequence ATGGGTCGCACCGTGCGCCATCTCTTCATCGCCGGATGCGTGCTGCTCTGGCTGATCCCGCTCTACCTCCTCGTGGTCAACGCGCTGACGCCCGCCGCCGAGTACACCGGCAAGCCCGAATGGACCGTCCAGGGCTTCGACCTCGTCGAGAACCTCAGGACCGCCTGGAACGTGGCGGGCATCGGCGACAGCTTCCAGGCCTCGCTGCTCTACGCCGTGGTGTGCGGACTCGCCGCGGTGCTCATCGCGGCCATGGCGGCCTTCGCCGTCGTGGTCCTGCCGATCCCCAGGCCCGCCTTCTGGTTCTGGCTGATCTACTCCGGCACGCTCTTCCCGCTCCAGATGTTCCTCGCGCCGCTCTTCGGCCTGTACGCGGACGCCAACCTCTACGACACGCGGCTCGGGCTCATGCTGATCTACGCGGCGTGGGCGGTGCCGTTCGCGTTCTTCCTGATCCGCAATCAGATGACCACCATGCCACCCGAGTTGACCGAGGCGGCGCTCATCGACGGCGCGTCCTTCCGGCGGATCTTCTGGCGCATCCACGTCCCGCTGATGAAGGCGGGGCTCGCCGCGGCCTTCATCTTCCAGTTCACGGCCGTCTGGAACGACCTGCTCCTGGGCATCACGCTCAGCCGCAGCCCCGACGTCCAGCCGGTGATGGCCGCCCTGACCACCCTCAACAACGCCTACTCCTCGACGGGACCGCCCGTCATCCTGGCCGGCGCGCTGATCGTCTCCGCGCCCACGCTCCTCCTCTTCCTGGTGTTCCGCGGCCTGTTCCTGCGCGGCGTCACCGCATCCGCCCGCTGA
- a CDS encoding carbohydrate ABC transporter permease encodes MTEIVTPAQRAAKPVRVRRRVPTRTPHQAARAARGNGRLGGPLAALPWALPAFAFVGVLLVYPFFRSVYDSFFEDNGFTSTFTGFDNYARLADDPIFGRSLLNTLMWVAGTLLLPVLAGLLIAVATHRTRFGGIAQLVIVLPYAISAAATAVLWNFMLTSDGAVNQVLRGVGLDSWAQTWLLEWPQNTLSMIVASTWQATGLNVVLFAIGLRAIPQDTVEAAQLDGASGWRMFRYITLPQLRAVTVVVVGMAIVNSLKAFDMIWILTKGGPSRSSETLALSMYREAFRLFHIGYGSAIALVLSVIVVASSWMYLRRQMPEADARTANAKA; translated from the coding sequence ATGACCGAGATCGTCACCCCCGCCCAGCGGGCCGCGAAGCCCGTGCGCGTGCGCCGCCGGGTCCCGACCCGCACCCCGCACCAGGCCGCCCGCGCCGCCCGCGGCAACGGCAGGCTCGGCGGACCGCTCGCCGCCCTGCCCTGGGCGCTGCCCGCCTTCGCGTTCGTCGGCGTACTCCTCGTCTATCCGTTCTTCCGCAGCGTCTACGACAGCTTCTTCGAGGACAACGGCTTCACCAGCACCTTCACCGGCTTCGACAACTACGCGCGCCTCGCCGACGACCCGATCTTCGGCCGGTCGCTGCTCAACACCCTGATGTGGGTGGCGGGGACCCTGCTCCTGCCCGTACTCGCCGGTCTTCTCATCGCCGTCGCCACGCACCGGACGCGGTTCGGCGGCATCGCCCAGCTGGTGATCGTGCTGCCGTACGCGATCTCCGCCGCGGCCACCGCCGTCCTGTGGAACTTCATGCTGACCTCCGACGGCGCGGTCAATCAGGTGCTCCGCGGGGTCGGCCTCGACTCGTGGGCGCAGACCTGGCTCCTGGAGTGGCCGCAGAACACGCTCTCGATGATCGTCGCCAGTACCTGGCAGGCCACCGGGCTCAATGTCGTCCTCTTCGCGATCGGACTTCGCGCCATCCCTCAAGACACCGTCGAAGCAGCCCAGTTGGACGGCGCGAGCGGCTGGCGGATGTTCCGGTACATCACGCTGCCCCAGCTGCGGGCCGTGACCGTCGTCGTGGTCGGGATGGCCATCGTGAACAGCCTCAAGGCGTTCGACATGATCTGGATCCTCACCAAGGGAGGCCCCTCCCGCTCCTCCGAGACCCTTGCCCTGAGCATGTACCGCGAGGCGTTCCGGCTCTTCCACATCGGCTACGGCTCGGCGATCGCGCTCGTCCTCTCGGTGATCGTCGTCGCCTCCTCCTGGATGTACCTGCGCCGCCAGATGCCCGAGGCCGACGCCCGCACCGCCAACGCCAAGGCCTGA
- a CDS encoding glycoside hydrolase family 38 C-terminal domain-containing protein: MTTRALVRTTDWDNDRIRDSLRSSVITAEGSLGGSALRLTEEPLLRRAAGGDGLTQSLRIEAVNGSVLPAEFTVRTESGTALPVERLPGPGGSVRLMVPAVDTETRLTVCLPDTADGIDIRLTPQRRWTLHLVHHSHLDIGYTDPQGHVLAEHLSFLDSCLELTRATDDWPAESQFRWCVESLWSFQQWADARPAEQVEEFVRRVREGRIELTALPFNLHTETCSTDELHELLRLAHDVRDRHGVTFTSAMQTDVPGAVVGLVDALSAAGVKYLSVAHNWAGRSVPHLVGGEKLPRLFRWRAPSGNSVLVWVTDTPHGLAYMEGPLLGFDTNYADVDDLLPAYLTSLATNPYPYRGGIFGWAMDQAEIKREPYPWDVLHLRVQGKFGDNAPPRRIIADTVRRWNETWAHPQLRLSRNEDFFTDAEARIGDAIQTFEGDWTDWWVDGVGSGARPLSLARTAQSVVADAQTIGTFAGILGATGAEDDSADAAGVYEAVSLFDEHTWGAGDPWTHGDEGGHSGEHQWHWKYGQAMRAYDDGNALLGRASARLGQRLAATPGAAATYHVLNTCSWPRTDVVRVFLPESSVPLEQPVAVHDARDGRRLAHEEQPQTNDDHRDAGRFLAVRVAEVPPAGSVRLDITADAARTADCSAAPVVKAATGWNPTGGTERDDPARTAAAALARPEPTLLENEHLAVRVDLAHACIASVIDKATGRELVRPDATVGFNGYIHDSYTTAGAFNHNSSRTTASDRLEHLGSRAVAPPAALIARTSTATAESITYETRPAGANRLRTTLTLPVGVPRLDIENRIDKDATPRKESAYFAFPFAFDEPVVRMEASGGVTGTSLPVVPGSALHMRAVRRWVTLADASLAVAWSTQDAPLVQFGNIALPYAPFPRTMGHDEPATVFSWIHNNLWDTNFPSQQGFEFTYRYSLACGPTADGLGPRTAAAWSRPLRAVRARGAEGGGRTSYSFADLGDERIRLVGVTAPGPGDVLLRLQSFAQEPVACPVRVHFPVAAAHSADYLGSTGGELPLSDGLVTVDIPALGTTAVLFVRRL; this comes from the coding sequence ATGACGACACGGGCCCTCGTCCGCACCACCGACTGGGACAACGACCGGATACGCGACAGCCTGCGCTCCTCTGTCATCACCGCGGAGGGAAGCCTCGGCGGCAGCGCCCTGCGGCTCACGGAGGAACCGCTCCTGCGCAGGGCCGCGGGCGGCGACGGTCTCACGCAGTCGCTGCGGATCGAGGCGGTCAACGGGTCCGTCCTGCCTGCCGAGTTCACCGTCCGTACCGAGTCAGGGACCGCGCTGCCCGTCGAGCGGCTCCCCGGCCCCGGCGGCTCCGTACGCCTCATGGTGCCCGCCGTCGACACCGAGACCCGTCTCACCGTCTGCCTGCCGGACACCGCTGACGGCATCGACATCCGGCTCACCCCGCAGCGCCGGTGGACCCTCCACCTGGTCCACCACTCCCACCTCGACATCGGCTACACCGACCCCCAGGGCCACGTCCTGGCCGAACACCTCTCCTTCCTCGACTCCTGTCTGGAGCTGACCCGGGCCACCGACGACTGGCCTGCCGAGTCCCAATTCCGTTGGTGCGTCGAGTCGTTGTGGTCGTTCCAGCAGTGGGCGGACGCCCGGCCCGCCGAGCAGGTCGAGGAGTTCGTACGCCGCGTGCGCGAGGGACGCATCGAACTGACCGCCCTGCCGTTCAACCTGCACACCGAGACCTGCTCCACGGACGAACTGCACGAACTGCTCCGCCTCGCCCACGACGTGCGCGACCGGCACGGCGTCACGTTCACCTCCGCCATGCAGACCGACGTGCCGGGCGCGGTCGTCGGCCTGGTCGACGCCTTGTCCGCCGCCGGGGTCAAGTACCTCTCCGTCGCGCACAATTGGGCCGGACGCTCCGTGCCCCATCTGGTCGGCGGCGAGAAGCTGCCCCGCCTCTTCCGCTGGCGCGCCCCCAGCGGCAACAGCGTCCTCGTCTGGGTCACCGACACCCCGCACGGCCTCGCCTACATGGAAGGCCCGCTGCTCGGCTTCGACACCAACTACGCGGACGTCGACGACCTGCTGCCCGCCTATCTGACCTCCCTGGCCACGAACCCCTACCCCTACCGCGGCGGCATCTTCGGCTGGGCCATGGACCAGGCCGAGATCAAGCGCGAGCCCTACCCCTGGGACGTCCTCCACCTGCGCGTGCAGGGCAAGTTCGGTGACAACGCGCCGCCCCGCCGCATCATCGCCGACACCGTACGCCGCTGGAACGAGACCTGGGCCCACCCCCAGCTGCGGCTCTCGCGCAACGAGGACTTCTTCACCGACGCCGAGGCCAGGATCGGCGACGCGATACAGACCTTCGAGGGCGACTGGACCGACTGGTGGGTCGACGGAGTCGGTTCCGGTGCGCGGCCGCTCTCCCTGGCCCGCACCGCCCAGTCCGTGGTCGCCGACGCCCAGACCATCGGCACGTTCGCAGGCATCCTCGGCGCCACGGGGGCCGAGGACGACAGTGCGGACGCCGCCGGGGTCTACGAGGCGGTGTCGCTCTTCGACGAGCACACCTGGGGCGCCGGCGACCCGTGGACCCACGGCGACGAGGGCGGCCACTCCGGAGAACACCAGTGGCACTGGAAGTACGGGCAGGCGATGCGCGCGTACGACGACGGGAACGCGCTCCTGGGCAGGGCGAGCGCCCGGCTCGGGCAGCGGCTCGCGGCGACGCCGGGCGCCGCGGCGACGTACCACGTGCTCAACACCTGCTCCTGGCCGCGCACGGACGTCGTACGCGTCTTCCTGCCGGAGAGCAGCGTGCCGCTGGAACAGCCGGTGGCCGTGCACGATGCCCGCGACGGACGGCGGCTCGCCCACGAGGAGCAGCCGCAGACCAACGACGACCACCGGGACGCCGGACGGTTCCTGGCGGTGCGCGTGGCCGAGGTGCCGCCCGCTGGTTCGGTGCGCCTGGACATCACCGCAGACGCCGCGCGGACCGCCGACTGTTCGGCGGCCCCGGTCGTGAAGGCCGCCACCGGCTGGAACCCCACCGGGGGCACCGAACGCGATGACCCGGCGCGGACCGCCGCCGCGGCGCTCGCACGCCCTGAACCGACGCTCCTGGAGAACGAGCACCTCGCCGTACGCGTGGACCTTGCGCACGCGTGCATCGCCTCCGTCATCGACAAGGCGACAGGGCGCGAACTCGTCCGCCCCGACGCGACCGTCGGCTTCAACGGCTACATCCACGACAGCTACACCACCGCGGGAGCCTTCAACCACAACTCCAGCCGCACGACGGCCTCCGACCGTCTCGAACACCTCGGGAGCCGCGCCGTCGCCCCGCCCGCCGCGCTCATCGCCCGCACCTCCACCGCGACGGCCGAATCGATCACGTACGAGACCCGCCCGGCCGGGGCCAACCGGCTGCGCACCACCCTCACCCTGCCCGTGGGCGTGCCCCGCCTCGACATCGAGAACCGCATCGACAAGGACGCGACGCCGCGCAAGGAGAGCGCCTACTTCGCGTTCCCCTTCGCCTTCGACGAGCCGGTCGTCCGGATGGAGGCATCCGGCGGCGTGACCGGCACCTCCCTGCCCGTGGTGCCGGGTTCGGCGCTGCACATGCGGGCCGTACGCCGCTGGGTGACCCTCGCCGACGCGTCACTCGCGGTGGCCTGGTCCACGCAGGACGCGCCCCTGGTGCAGTTCGGCAACATCGCGCTGCCGTACGCGCCGTTCCCCAGGACGATGGGACACGACGAGCCCGCCACCGTCTTCTCCTGGATCCACAACAACCTGTGGGACACCAACTTCCCGAGCCAGCAGGGCTTCGAGTTCACCTACCGCTACAGCCTGGCCTGCGGCCCCACCGCCGACGGGCTCGGCCCCCGGACGGCCGCGGCCTGGAGCCGCCCGCTGCGGGCCGTGCGGGCCAGGGGAGCGGAGGGCGGCGGGCGGACGTCGTACTCCTTCGCCGACCTCGGGGACGAGCGGATCCGCCTGGTCGGTGTCACGGCGCCGGGGCCGGGCGATGTCCTGCTCCGGCTCCAGTCCTTCGCCCAGGAGCCCGTGGCCTGCCCGGTGCGGGTCCACTTCCCGGTCGCGGCAGCCCACAGCGCGGACTACCTGGGGTCGACCGGCGGTGAACTGCCCCTGTCCGACGGCCTGGTGACCGTCGACATCCCCGCCCTCGGCACGACCGCGGTGCTGTTCGTACGTCGTCTCTGA
- a CDS encoding PPK2 family polyphosphate kinase: MAKDKNKDKKKEKGSKKSGKAPAPLRELLRIPEGERVDLSQYAADATPAGPPDKATGVLATARMGERLADLQERLYAASTAGDRRRVLLVLQGMDTSGKGGTVKHVIGPFNPSGCRIKAFKTPTPEERSHPFLWRIMRALPLPGEIGIFDRSHYEDVLIARVHELAPRRQLGRRYGQINRFEQSLTDDGVTVIKCFLHISYEQQRRRLLERLDNPDKHWKFNPGDIAERALWPAYQEAYEIALERCSTAHAPWYLIPADRKWYRNWAISSLLLEHLDELDPQYPRGDFDVDLARKQLLGDGGA, from the coding sequence ATGGCCAAGGACAAGAACAAGGACAAGAAGAAGGAAAAGGGCAGCAAGAAATCCGGCAAGGCCCCCGCCCCGCTCCGCGAGCTGCTGCGGATCCCCGAGGGCGAGCGCGTCGACCTCTCCCAGTACGCCGCCGACGCGACCCCGGCGGGACCGCCGGACAAGGCCACCGGGGTCCTGGCCACCGCACGGATGGGCGAACGCCTGGCCGACCTCCAGGAGCGGCTCTACGCGGCGAGCACCGCGGGCGACCGCCGTCGCGTCCTCCTCGTGCTCCAGGGCATGGACACCAGCGGCAAGGGAGGCACGGTCAAGCACGTCATCGGCCCGTTCAACCCCTCCGGCTGCCGCATCAAGGCCTTCAAGACGCCGACGCCCGAGGAGCGGAGCCATCCCTTCCTCTGGCGCATCATGCGGGCCCTGCCGCTACCCGGCGAGATCGGCATCTTCGACCGCTCGCACTACGAGGACGTCCTCATCGCCCGCGTCCACGAACTGGCCCCCCGCCGACAGCTCGGCCGCCGCTACGGCCAGATCAACCGCTTCGAGCAGAGCCTCACCGACGACGGCGTCACCGTCATCAAGTGCTTCCTGCACATCAGTTACGAACAACAGCGGCGCCGCCTGCTCGAACGCCTCGACAACCCGGACAAGCACTGGAAGTTCAACCCGGGCGACATCGCGGAGCGCGCCCTGTGGCCCGCCTACCAGGAGGCGTACGAGATCGCGCTCGAACGCTGCTCGACGGCGCATGCCCCGTGGTACCTCATCCCGGCGGACCGCAAGTGGTACCGCAACTGGGCGATCAGCAGCCTGCTCCTGGAGCACCTGGACGAGCTGGATCCGCAGTACCCGCGAGGGGACTTCGATGTCGACCTGGCACGGAAGCAGCTCCTGGGCGACGGTGGCGCATAG
- a CDS encoding winged helix-turn-helix domain-containing protein has translation MSETSETASPDGTPPRSIRLTDPRALRAYAHPTRMALVGLLRRSGPFTATRAAELTGESVASCSYHLRMLAKYGLVEEAPGGRGREKPWRATAQFTDWPGYSEDPSVAEASDALNTAVAERYFERVVRAKEKRHLLPRAWQEAEQFGDTFIHLTPEELAGIGERMNDLLRPYEDRNIDPSLRPEGARRVSVLRIAFVDQEIPDEVPDGDADADR, from the coding sequence ATGTCGGAGACCTCTGAAACCGCCTCCCCGGACGGCACGCCGCCCCGCAGCATCCGCCTCACCGACCCCCGCGCCCTGCGCGCCTACGCCCACCCCACGCGCATGGCCCTGGTCGGCCTGCTGCGGAGGAGCGGGCCATTCACGGCCACACGTGCGGCCGAGCTGACCGGCGAGTCCGTGGCCAGCTGCTCGTACCACCTGCGGATGCTCGCGAAGTACGGGCTCGTCGAGGAGGCGCCAGGCGGCCGGGGGCGCGAGAAGCCGTGGCGGGCGACCGCCCAGTTCACCGACTGGCCCGGCTACAGCGAGGACCCGTCCGTCGCCGAGGCGTCGGACGCGCTGAACACCGCCGTCGCCGAGCGGTACTTCGAGCGTGTCGTCCGGGCCAAGGAGAAGCGGCACCTCCTGCCGCGCGCCTGGCAGGAGGCGGAGCAGTTCGGCGACACGTTCATCCACCTCACCCCGGAGGAGCTGGCCGGCATCGGCGAGCGGATGAACGACCTGCTGCGTCCCTACGAGGACCGCAACATCGACCCGTCCCTGCGCCCCGAAGGAGCGCGGCGTGTCAGCGTGCTGCGCATCGCCTTCGTGGACCAGGAGATTCCTGACGAAGTCCCCGACGGCGACGCGGACGCCGACCGGTGA